The Electrophorus electricus isolate fEleEle1 chromosome 19, fEleEle1.pri, whole genome shotgun sequence genome has a segment encoding these proteins:
- the LOC113582981 gene encoding E3 ubiquitin-protein ligase RNF138-like, which produces MATHSRTPDPEVEEDFDCPVCQDVLRMPVRTKNCQHVFCRSCLETAVRTRGPRCPLCRGPVEETWRRAADVQQRMRTRKGTCRACGAEKFFSKMQLHYKTCRKYIEEYGANATPPTNIPVQTPVQIPILSPVQTPVQIPILSPVLRPVWTPVLLLCSGCPYTTVPAPSNSGGRAYSCPYCPLVGLTDIALVQHCLRQHSAEAAPTVCPICARMPWGNTGYYSPNLIGHMLRRHCFSYARYMDEEEDEDLQLCRALQMSIHEF; this is translated from the exons ATGGCCACTCACTCAAGGACACCAGACCCAGAGGTAGAAGAGGACTTCGATTGCCCCGTCTGCCAGGATGTCCTGAGGATGCCTGTCCGCACCAAGAACTGCCAGCACGT CTTCTGCAGGAGCTGTCTGGAGACAGCGGTGAGGACCCGGGGGCCCCGATGCCCTCTGTGCCGGGGCCCCGTGGAAGAGACGTGGCGCAGGGCTGCCGACGTCCAGCAGAGGATGAGGACAAGGAAGGGCACCTGCAGGGCCTGTGGAGCAGAG AAATTTTTCAGCAAAATGCAACTCCACTATAAGACCTGCAGGAAGTACATAGAGGAATATGGTGCTAATGCCACACCACCTACCAACATTCCTGTCCAGACCCCTGTCCAGATCCCTATCCTGAGTCCTGTCCAGACCCCTGTCCAGATCCCTATCCTGAGTCCTGTCCTGCGTCCTGTCTGGACCCCTGTACTTCTGCTCTGCAGTGGATGTCCCTACACCACTGTCCCAGCACCTTCAAACAG tgGAGGGAGAGCGTACTCGTGCCCATACTGCCCCCTGGTGGGCCTGACAGACATTGCGCTGGTGCAGCACTGCTTGAGGCAGCACTCTGCAGAAGCTGCTCCAACT GTGTGTCCGATCTGCGCACGGATGCCGTGGGGGAACACTGGTTACTATAGCCCTAACCTCATTGGACACATGCTCCGGAGACACTGCTTCAGCTACGCCAGATACATG gatgaagaggaggatgaagactTGCAGCTTTGCCGGGCTTTGCAGATGTCCATCCACGAATTTTGA
- the LOC113582980 gene encoding alpha-N-acetylgalactosaminide alpha-2,6-sialyltransferase 1-like, with the protein MYMNLNILPTSRTRFPGSSSFMSGDALEWQQEMTVDNNIDGSQMTANITLLEANSTLWNIGIPKSTSSRAPDKLTPLPVPDKLTPLQVLYKKDFQKMPNWTTNDVYLQSNEPIQRSCAESLHKIKDPDIQKAFMPSIQMYLYQNLLNQSEWNRLAHFNNPFGFMEYNYSDIKKVVDLIPKPRSTQLLPLPENNTCSRCAVVANGGILYGSKMGQEIDAHHYVFRTNGAVIKGHEEDVGNRTSVYVHTAFSLVTSLTVFKKYGFNKIPSDEGIKYVMIPEGLRDFLWLQGLLTRQEVTNGQFQKKQPWTYYEGFDESRFYVLHPDFLRYIRNRFMTSKQQDGKHWAMYRPTNGAFTLFLALHVCDTVDAYGFITENHRNYSNYYFEKNQKTKVIFYINHDYNLEIKTWQKLHNAKIIRLYQHDGRQT; encoded by the exons ATGTACATGAACCTCAACATACTCCCAACATCAAG GACACGCTTCCCTGGTTCATCCTCCTTCATGAGTGGTGATGCTCTAGAATGGCAACAGGAAATGACGGTCGACAACAACATAGATGGCTCTCAGATGACAGCGAACATAACAC TTCTTGAAGCCAATAGCACGTTATGGAACATCGGAATACCCAAAAGCACAAGCTCAAGAGCTCCAGACAAGCTGACCCCTCTACCAGTTCCAGACAAGCTGACCCCTCTACAGGTTCTATACAAGAAAGATTTCCAAAAGATGCCAAACTGGACAACAAACGATGTATACCTGCAAAGCAATGAGCCCATTCAGAGA AGTTGTGCAGAATCTTTGCACAAAATTAAAGACCCAGACATTCAGAAGGCCTTCATGCCTAGTATTCAGATGTATCTGTACCAGAACCTTCTTAACCAGAGCGAATGGAACCGACTGGCTCACTTCAACAATCCTTTCGGCTTCATGGAGTACAACTACAGTG ACATAAAGAAGGTGGTGGACCTGATTCCCAAGCCCAGGAGCACCCAGCTACTGCCACTCCCTGAGAACAACACCTGCAGCCGCTGTGCTGTGGTGGCCAACGGTGGCATTCTCTACGGCTCCAAGATGGGCCAGGAGATAGATGCGCATCATTATGTGTTCCG AACGAACGGGGCAGTTATCAAAGGCCATGAGGAAGATGTGGGAAACCGGACATCTGTCTACGTCCACACAGCATTCTCACTCGTCACCTCCCTCACTGTCTTCAAGAAGTATGGCTTCAATAAAATTCCCAGTGATGAG GGAATTAAATATGTGATGATTCCTGAAGGCCTGAGGGATTTCCTGTGGCTGCAAGGACTTCTCACCAGACAGGAAGTAACAAATGGCCAGTTCCAGAAAAAGCA GCCATGGACGTACTACGAAGGGTTTGATGAGAGCCGCTTTTATGTCCTCCACCCGGACTTTCTGAGATATATTCGCAACAG ATTTATGACCTCTAAACAGCAGGATGGGAAACACTGGGCGATGTACCGACCGACCAACGGAGCCTTCACTCTGTTCCTGGCCCTCCATGTCTGCGACACG GTTGACGCGTATGGTTTCATCACTGAGAACCACAGGAATTACTCAAATTACTACTTCGAGAAGAATCAGAAGACTAAAGTTATCTTCTACATCAACCATGACTACAACctagaaataaaaacatggcaAAAACTGCACAATGCCAAAATCATCCGTCTATACCAGCATGATGGAAGACAGACATGA